One Cicer arietinum cultivar CDC Frontier isolate Library 1 chromosome 8, Cicar.CDCFrontier_v2.0, whole genome shotgun sequence DNA segment encodes these proteins:
- the LOC101491515 gene encoding protein C2-DOMAIN ABA-RELATED 4-like, which yields MEETATVPKSLMENLLGLLRIRVKRGVNLAVRDVRSSDPYLVIKMYNQKLKTRVIKKDVNPEWNEDLTLSIIDPNHQVSLTVYDHDTFSKDDKMGDADFDISAYIEALRMNVTGLANGTVLKRIQPSNQNCLADESCIYYTNGKIIQDMILRLQNVECGEVEISLHWIDLPGSKGL from the exons atggAGGAAACAGCAACAGTACCAAAGTCTCTGATGGAGAATTTGTTAGGTCTTTTGAGGATTCGTGTGAAGCGTGGTGTTAATCTTGCTGTTCGTGATGTTCGTAGCAGCGATCCTTATCTTGTCATCAAGATGTATAATCAG aaaCTTAAGACTCGTGTGATTAAAAAGGATGTTAATCCTGAGTGGAATGAAGACCTTACTTTGTCTATTATAGATCCTAATCACCAAGTTTCATTG ACTGTATATGATCATGACACATTTAGCAAAGATGACAAAATGGGAGATGCGGATTTCGACATCTCGGCCTATATAGAAGCCCTGAGGATGAACGTAACCGGACTTGCCAATGGCACCGTACTCAAAAGAATACAACCAAGCAACCAAAACTGTCTCGCCGACGAGAGCTGTATTTATTATACGAACGGCAAAATTATCCAAGATATGATCCTTAGATTACAAAATGTCGAATGCGGCGAAGTCGAAATCAGTTTGCACTGGATTGATCTTCCTGGTTCTAAGGGTTTATAA